One segment of Leptospirillum ferrooxidans C2-3 DNA contains the following:
- the tetH gene encoding thiosulfate dehydrogenase — MSESVSRREMLGMVATIGAAGAALGLGVGKLPEAAASEKLDLEPKGDHHLKALLRALERAKGRRDYKSVTMISLHKDEWDHEALSLLFHYRAKPKQVWDNTVIGSPWLNLMRNSLNAQVYSFGKKDALVLSATHGTAHLALFDDHMWEKYKLHEKAGMKSAQNPLLKRSPASEKPLSDLNNPHGVLSPEDNNIPVLQARGVVFLGCHNMIWELSGALKKGGVNPDHKTHGEIAAELTNHLIPGVVLTPGIVGTIPLLSEAGFHYARS, encoded by the coding sequence ATGAGTGAATCTGTCTCTCGTCGGGAAATGTTGGGAATGGTGGCGACAATCGGGGCAGCAGGTGCGGCCCTTGGCCTGGGTGTCGGGAAGCTTCCTGAAGCGGCGGCATCTGAAAAACTGGACCTTGAGCCCAAAGGCGATCATCACCTGAAGGCACTTTTGCGAGCACTCGAAAGGGCAAAAGGGCGTCGGGACTATAAGTCGGTGACCATGATCAGTCTCCACAAGGATGAATGGGATCATGAAGCCCTTTCACTTCTGTTCCATTACCGGGCAAAGCCCAAACAGGTATGGGATAACACGGTGATCGGATCTCCCTGGCTGAACCTCATGAGAAATTCCCTGAACGCCCAGGTCTACAGCTTTGGAAAAAAAGATGCTCTGGTGTTGTCCGCAACCCATGGAACGGCTCATCTGGCTCTTTTTGACGATCATATGTGGGAAAAGTATAAACTTCATGAAAAAGCCGGAATGAAATCAGCTCAAAATCCGCTTTTGAAGCGATCCCCTGCTTCGGAAAAGCCTCTTTCCGATCTGAACAATCCTCATGGAGTTTTATCACCGGAAGACAACAATATTCCGGTCCTGCAGGCAAGAGGGGTTGTTTTTCTGGGTTGCCACAATATGATTTGGGAGCTTTCCGGAGCGTTAAAAAAAGGCGGGGTGAACCCAGATCACAAGACCCACGGAGAGATTGCTGCGGAGTTGACAAACCACCTGATTCCGGGAGTTGTCCTGACACCGGGAATTGTGGGAACCATTCCCCTTTTGAGCGAAGCGGGTTTCCACTACGCCCGATCCTAG
- the rph gene encoding ribonuclease PH translates to MPRPDGRRNDELRLLKMTPGVNLYAEGSVLVEMGQTRVLCTVSVEERVPPFLKDQGKGWVTAEYGMLPRATHERNSREAAKGKQTGRTQEIQRLVGRSLRSVVIPSRIGQRTLTVDCDVLQADGGTRTASINGGFVAMCLAFSQLMKAGLITQWPVADYLGAVSVGVVEGDPRLDLCYVEDSGAETDMNIVMTGKGAFVEIQGTAEEKPFSKKELDSLLSLGESGITQIIKAQKEIFMFPEPLSNDSRNA, encoded by the coding sequence ATGCCACGTCCTGACGGACGCAGAAATGATGAATTGAGACTGTTAAAAATGACTCCAGGCGTCAACCTTTACGCAGAGGGATCCGTTCTTGTGGAAATGGGGCAGACACGTGTCCTTTGCACTGTCAGTGTTGAGGAGCGTGTTCCGCCATTTTTAAAGGATCAGGGAAAAGGTTGGGTCACCGCCGAATATGGCATGCTTCCACGGGCAACCCATGAAAGAAATTCCAGGGAGGCGGCAAAAGGCAAACAAACGGGACGAACCCAGGAAATCCAGCGCCTTGTCGGAAGAAGCCTGCGCTCTGTGGTCATTCCCTCTCGTATAGGCCAGCGGACGCTGACTGTGGACTGTGATGTTCTCCAGGCCGATGGCGGGACACGGACGGCGTCGATCAACGGTGGTTTTGTTGCAATGTGCCTTGCGTTCTCCCAGCTGATGAAGGCAGGACTGATTACCCAGTGGCCAGTCGCCGATTATCTGGGCGCTGTTTCTGTGGGCGTTGTGGAAGGCGATCCCCGCCTCGACCTCTGTTACGTCGAGGACAGCGGAGCCGAGACGGATATGAATATCGTCATGACAGGCAAGGGAGCATTTGTGGAAATCCAGGGGACGGCAGAGGAAAAGCCCTTTTCCAAAAAAGAGCTGGACAGTCTTTTGTCTCTGGGTGAGTCGGGTATTACCCAAATCATCAAGGCCCAGAAAGAAATTTTCATGTTCCCGGAACCACTGTCCAATGATTCACGGAATGCGTAA
- a CDS encoding gamma-glutamyl-gamma-aminobutyrate hydrolase family protein, whose amino-acid sequence MGPNLPIVGITADYEPQHNENHPRHFLKAPYVSTLREAGALVVILPFQFSDKDFSEDIAQWDFLDGILISGSGPDIPPSFYGKNKEIENNDWMVDERFLFEKALIKKSEDDATPCLGICSGLQVLNVSRGGSLLQDIPSSKTSFLDHKSPHNIQVQATPSIDWLPNGTYQVNSFHHQGVDQIGSGLSVFAKTSDGMVEGVFDPTHPFLVAVQWHPERLLSGDNLSKMIIRQFVLSCAARKAEKNKR is encoded by the coding sequence ATGGGGCCAAATCTGCCAATTGTCGGCATCACGGCAGACTATGAGCCTCAACACAATGAAAACCATCCCCGGCATTTCCTTAAAGCCCCGTATGTCAGCACCTTACGGGAAGCCGGGGCACTGGTTGTCATACTACCCTTCCAGTTTTCAGATAAAGACTTCTCAGAAGACATTGCGCAGTGGGACTTTCTCGACGGAATCCTGATTTCGGGATCCGGTCCGGACATTCCCCCCTCTTTTTATGGAAAAAACAAGGAAATCGAGAACAATGACTGGATGGTTGACGAGCGATTTCTCTTCGAAAAGGCTCTGATTAAAAAATCAGAGGACGATGCCACTCCCTGTCTGGGGATCTGTAGCGGACTTCAGGTGTTGAACGTATCCAGGGGAGGATCACTCCTTCAGGATATTCCTTCCTCAAAAACATCCTTTCTCGACCACAAGTCCCCACATAACATTCAAGTCCAAGCCACTCCCTCTATTGACTGGCTTCCAAATGGAACCTATCAGGTCAACAGCTTCCACCATCAAGGGGTTGATCAGATTGGATCCGGACTTTCTGTCTTTGCAAAAACATCCGATGGAATGGTCGAAGGCGTCTTTGACCCTACTCATCCTTTTCTCGTCGCCGTCCAATGGCATCCCGAAAGACTGCTTTCAGGCGATAACCTTTCAAAAATGATCATCAGGCAATTCGTTCTGAGCTGTGCTGCCCGGAAGGCCGAAAAAAACAAACGATAA
- a CDS encoding substrate-binding domain-containing protein: protein MNQRPLMTILAVSLLLGGVSSGKTVWADETSTYPPWSHGHNNPSVGKGVNVTVPDVDNLPDLHGNMSHPELVMYVGGNYFFAMAPLVEAFEKKYPKIRGKLFYETLPPGLLAKQIAEKGRLTVGNATMTVPGDLYAAGLGQVRKLIAKKLLVGPPVAYATNDLTIMVPKGNPAGIKGLSDLGKPGVRLVMPNPAWEGVSRQIKGSLVKAGGEKLSKTVYEDKVKNGETTLTRIHHRQSPMFLMAKKADAGVTWRSEAIFQEQVGHAIENVAIPDSQNVKAIYAASIIRGARHKLWAKRWLIFLKSPEAQKVFRHFGFKSVTKADLKK from the coding sequence GTGAATCAACGACCTTTGATGACGATACTGGCTGTTTCTCTCCTTCTTGGAGGCGTTTCTTCCGGAAAAACGGTTTGGGCAGATGAGACTTCCACCTATCCGCCATGGAGCCATGGGCATAACAATCCATCTGTCGGAAAAGGGGTGAATGTCACCGTTCCGGATGTGGACAATCTTCCGGATCTCCACGGAAACATGAGCCATCCCGAATTGGTCATGTATGTGGGTGGAAATTACTTTTTTGCAATGGCTCCACTCGTTGAGGCCTTTGAGAAAAAATATCCAAAAATCCGGGGAAAACTCTTTTACGAAACCCTTCCGCCCGGTCTTTTGGCCAAACAGATCGCCGAAAAAGGCCGACTCACTGTCGGTAATGCGACGATGACGGTTCCCGGAGATCTTTATGCGGCGGGTCTTGGACAGGTCCGGAAACTGATTGCGAAAAAGCTTCTGGTTGGTCCTCCAGTGGCCTATGCGACAAATGACCTGACGATCATGGTTCCAAAGGGGAACCCTGCGGGAATCAAGGGGCTTTCCGATCTTGGAAAACCAGGGGTCCGTCTTGTCATGCCCAATCCGGCATGGGAAGGTGTTTCCCGCCAGATCAAGGGCTCACTGGTAAAGGCTGGAGGGGAGAAGCTTTCCAAGACGGTCTATGAGGACAAGGTCAAGAATGGAGAAACAACATTGACCCGCATCCACCATCGTCAGAGTCCGATGTTTCTGATGGCCAAGAAAGCTGATGCCGGTGTGACCTGGCGTTCGGAGGCCATCTTCCAGGAGCAGGTCGGACATGCGATTGAAAATGTCGCCATCCCTGACAGCCAGAATGTCAAGGCGATCTATGCCGCTTCGATCATTCGTGGAGCCCGTCACAAGCTATGGGCAAAGCGGTGGCTCATCTTCCTCAAATCACCGGAGGCCCAAAAAGTGTTCAGGCATTTTGGCTTCAAGTCGGTGACAAAGGCGGATCTGAAGAAGTAG
- the nagZ gene encoding beta-N-acetylhexosaminidase codes for MKSAGSFVDGPGVFLWVSLPGMDLSGSDRIFLEEMRPAGVVLFSENIGPPSSPDSLGRLRDLIREIRGVLAPVPVILAIDQEGGRVARLQDGVPKLPPMRELSRAGGIPEIFTAGYELGRALSSLDIDMDFAPVLDVDSNPDNPVIGDRSFSSDPELAFRYAMTFSQGLSLGGVVPCGKHFPGHGDTHLDSHFALPTVPDPMDVLLHREIHPFRRAVSWGIPALMTAHVMYPEIDQEWPATLSVKISETLLRKRLGFDGLLLSDDFKMAGLRDHFPLTVSVERSLLASCDGLLAMKSEDLARQMMEQLHLLSKGKPVWFEKRKTEAVTRLRRVLSMRESSKSWSS; via the coding sequence TTGAAGTCTGCAGGATCATTTGTGGATGGTCCTGGAGTTTTTCTCTGGGTGAGTCTTCCAGGTATGGATCTCAGTGGCTCCGATCGAATTTTCCTGGAGGAGATGAGACCTGCCGGAGTGGTCCTCTTTTCGGAGAATATCGGACCTCCATCTTCTCCAGATTCCCTGGGGAGACTGAGAGATCTGATCCGGGAAATCAGAGGGGTGCTGGCACCGGTTCCGGTGATCCTGGCGATCGACCAGGAGGGCGGAAGAGTTGCTCGACTTCAGGATGGAGTGCCAAAACTTCCACCCATGAGAGAACTTTCCCGGGCAGGGGGAATCCCGGAGATTTTTACGGCTGGGTATGAGTTGGGCAGGGCTCTTTCCTCTCTTGATATCGATATGGATTTTGCTCCTGTCCTGGATGTTGATTCCAATCCGGACAATCCCGTTATCGGGGATCGATCCTTTTCCTCCGACCCGGAATTGGCATTTCGTTATGCCATGACCTTTTCTCAGGGGCTTTCCCTGGGAGGAGTCGTCCCTTGCGGAAAACATTTTCCAGGCCACGGGGACACTCATCTTGATTCCCACTTTGCATTGCCGACTGTCCCTGATCCAATGGATGTCCTGTTGCATAGGGAGATTCATCCTTTCAGACGTGCCGTTTCCTGGGGAATCCCGGCGTTGATGACCGCTCATGTCATGTATCCGGAGATCGATCAGGAGTGGCCTGCGACCTTGTCTGTCAAAATTTCGGAAACACTCCTCAGAAAGCGTCTTGGATTCGACGGGCTTTTATTGAGTGACGATTTCAAAATGGCAGGTCTCCGGGATCACTTCCCTTTGACCGTTTCTGTGGAGCGCTCCCTTCTGGCAAGCTGCGACGGACTTTTGGCCATGAAGAGTGAAGATCTTGCAAGACAGATGATGGAGCAGCTCCATCTTCTGTCAAAAGGAAAGCCGGTCTGGTTTGAAAAACGCAAAACCGAGGCTGTCACCCGGTTAAGGAGAGTGCTTTCGATGAGAGAATCCTCCAAAAGCTGGTCATCGTGA
- a CDS encoding DEAD/DEAH box helicase, with the protein MFQNQSVEPTLSPVKNIEADEPVDQVTFADLGLAPEILKALNDIEHFVPTPIQAATIPLIIEGRDILGIARTGTGKTGGFLLPALHRIYQTRTAKQGFRVLILSPTRELANQTFSAAMSYSKYTRSRQILLVGGTDLRRQEMSLRKPWDIAVVTPGRLLDHLRRGNINLAHISMVIIDEADRMLDMGFFPDIQAIVAGLPQDRQSLLFSATLPPRIQELARSFQRDAAIIRLNSSEPSSPQIEQEIVTVSHGSQKLGILKTILDSVKNHTGQTIVFTRTKRGAEELSISLSGEGYSTDALHGDKSQHVRNRVLAKFRKGDLKILVATDVAARGLDIEGITHVINYDLPQTAEDYVHRIGRTGRAGRTGKAISFYHPADTDTMRSIERMTGEPIPRHPLSVPHPTSYRPRTGSSSGSRSGSGRPSYGSGGGSDRSSRSGSGGRRTTGGGYRSSGPSSHQSSSFSRKDP; encoded by the coding sequence ATGTTCCAAAATCAATCCGTTGAACCCACATTATCCCCTGTCAAAAACATTGAGGCAGACGAGCCTGTCGATCAAGTCACTTTCGCCGATCTTGGTCTGGCTCCAGAAATATTGAAAGCATTGAATGATATCGAGCATTTTGTTCCCACCCCGATTCAGGCAGCCACCATTCCCCTGATCATCGAAGGACGGGACATACTCGGCATCGCCCGAACCGGAACAGGAAAAACCGGCGGGTTCCTCCTTCCTGCCCTTCACCGGATTTACCAGACCCGAACAGCAAAGCAAGGCTTCCGGGTTCTCATCCTTTCCCCAACAAGAGAGCTTGCGAACCAGACTTTCTCCGCTGCCATGTCCTATTCCAAATATACCCGCTCCCGTCAGATCCTCCTCGTCGGTGGAACAGATCTCCGACGTCAGGAAATGTCTCTCAGAAAACCCTGGGACATCGCAGTCGTGACACCTGGTCGCCTCCTCGACCACCTTCGTCGGGGAAACATCAATCTTGCCCATATTTCCATGGTGATCATTGACGAAGCCGACCGTATGCTCGACATGGGCTTTTTCCCTGACATCCAGGCCATTGTCGCCGGCCTTCCACAGGATCGGCAGTCTCTTCTATTCTCGGCAACGCTTCCACCAAGGATCCAGGAACTCGCAAGATCCTTCCAGAGAGACGCTGCGATCATCCGCTTGAACTCAAGCGAACCGTCATCCCCCCAGATCGAACAGGAGATTGTCACAGTTTCCCACGGATCCCAAAAACTGGGCATCCTGAAAACAATCCTGGACTCGGTCAAGAATCACACAGGACAGACCATTGTCTTCACCAGAACCAAGCGCGGAGCGGAAGAGCTCTCCATCTCCCTGAGTGGGGAAGGCTACTCGACCGACGCCCTCCATGGGGACAAGTCGCAGCATGTCCGGAATCGGGTTCTCGCCAAGTTCAGAAAAGGTGACCTCAAGATTCTGGTTGCAACGGATGTGGCAGCCCGTGGTCTCGACATCGAGGGCATTACCCACGTCATCAACTATGACCTCCCGCAAACCGCCGAAGATTATGTACACAGAATCGGACGGACCGGCCGGGCAGGACGCACAGGAAAGGCCATTTCCTTCTACCATCCTGCCGACACCGACACGATGAGATCGATCGAACGCATGACGGGTGAACCCATTCCCAGACACCCCCTCTCCGTTCCCCATCCAACATCCTATCGCCCAAGAACAGGCTCTTCTTCCGGTTCGAGATCAGGATCAGGAAGGCCATCTTATGGATCGGGCGGAGGTTCTGATCGCTCTTCCAGAAGCGGAAGCGGTGGACGTCGCACCACAGGAGGCGGGTACCGTTCTTCGGGCCCATCGTCCCACCAGTCTTCTTCTTTCAGCAGAAAAGACCCCTAA
- a CDS encoding c-type cytochrome: MILSPMVIKIVPKNRLFPVFTIVFLMLAFFYPMISRAANLTGKILAFRPLPHLGQSCVSCHGPKGEGLAGRATPEIAGLDDLYVQHELDLFAKKKRPGVMQIVAEDLSAEERKQVAQYFSKLKSIRKTPVFHHASSWGIGERLAREGRLSAGIPSCFTCHGPVGKGVAHAFPPIIGLSPGYLSTQLSLFKGGYRSGDPGNLMSSVSRKLSPEEISALAQWLSGGNDHPPVSLNHHGIYIAGTFHPPDWDGGPPGPNGDAIRYGRELFLHTRKLAPQFDKNGLNCSACHLGAGTIANAAPLWAAFVSYPVYREKNHKVVTYVERLQDCFRFSLNGKTPALSSKEIVSLEAYSKWMAEGAPVGASLSGRGFRALSPPPRPVSLENGRAVYQHSCALCHGANGQGLEQGGRLIFPPLWGAHSFNCGAGLHLVAKAASFIQHNMPLGNSGILSVQEAWDVARYIESRPHPLDPRKSVVQGH; encoded by the coding sequence TTGATACTGAGTCCAATGGTGATAAAAATCGTTCCCAAAAATCGACTTTTTCCTGTCTTTACCATTGTTTTTCTGATGCTTGCGTTTTTTTATCCGATGATATCCCGGGCTGCCAATCTGACCGGTAAAATCCTGGCTTTCAGACCGCTCCCCCATCTTGGTCAGAGTTGTGTGTCCTGCCATGGACCGAAGGGGGAGGGACTTGCGGGAAGGGCGACTCCTGAAATTGCCGGTCTCGACGATCTTTATGTTCAACACGAGCTGGATCTTTTTGCGAAAAAAAAACGACCTGGGGTCATGCAAATTGTCGCAGAGGACCTTTCTGCCGAAGAACGCAAACAGGTGGCACAGTATTTTTCAAAGCTGAAGTCGATCAGAAAGACTCCGGTGTTTCATCATGCGTCTTCATGGGGCATCGGTGAAAGACTGGCTCGGGAAGGTCGTCTTTCTGCCGGTATCCCCTCCTGCTTTACCTGCCACGGCCCAGTAGGGAAAGGGGTAGCCCATGCTTTCCCTCCCATTATTGGCCTCTCCCCCGGATATCTCTCAACCCAGCTGTCTTTATTTAAAGGGGGATACAGATCCGGAGATCCCGGCAATCTGATGTCGAGTGTTTCCCGGAAGCTTTCTCCCGAAGAGATCAGTGCGTTGGCACAATGGCTGTCCGGAGGCAATGACCACCCTCCTGTTTCCTTGAATCACCATGGAATTTATATTGCCGGAACGTTTCATCCTCCCGATTGGGATGGTGGTCCTCCGGGTCCGAACGGGGATGCCATCCGGTACGGACGGGAGCTCTTTCTTCACACACGAAAGCTTGCTCCCCAGTTTGACAAAAATGGCCTGAACTGTTCAGCTTGCCATCTGGGTGCGGGGACGATTGCAAATGCTGCCCCTTTATGGGCAGCATTTGTATCGTACCCTGTTTACAGGGAAAAGAATCATAAGGTTGTCACCTATGTTGAAAGGCTTCAGGATTGTTTCCGATTTTCCCTGAACGGGAAGACTCCGGCCCTATCAAGCAAGGAGATTGTTTCCCTCGAGGCATACAGCAAATGGATGGCGGAAGGAGCACCGGTCGGTGCGAGTCTTTCGGGCCGGGGATTCCGTGCATTATCCCCACCGCCCCGTCCCGTCAGCCTCGAAAACGGACGGGCGGTGTACCAGCATAGTTGCGCTCTTTGCCACGGTGCGAATGGACAGGGGCTGGAGCAGGGTGGCCGCCTTATTTTCCCTCCCCTATGGGGTGCCCATTCCTTCAACTGTGGTGCAGGGCTCCACCTTGTCGCGAAGGCAGCATCTTTTATCCAGCACAATATGCCTCTTGGAAATTCCGGAATACTATCCGTTCAGGAGGCATGGGATGTGGCCCGCTATATTGAAAGCCGACCACATCCCCTTGATCCGAGAAAAAGCGTTGTTCAGGGCCATTGA
- a CDS encoding 2,3-bisphosphoglycerate-dependent phosphoglycerate mutase, which yields MSKEITPGCLALVRHGQSQWNLENRFTGWVDVDITKLGEEEARRAGNHLKGISFSKAFTSDLKRAQRTLQIIMETTGSTQLPVVRDEALNERHYGDLQGLDKDETAKKYGKEQVHIWRRSFDVPPPGGESLKMTLERVLPYVDREILPCLLKGENILVVAHGNSLRSIVMVLDQLDEKSILELNIPTAVPIIYTFRPVHLDQPVTGLKDLSVLEKITKE from the coding sequence ATGTCTAAAGAAATCACCCCCGGATGCCTGGCACTTGTACGCCACGGACAAAGCCAGTGGAACCTTGAAAACCGCTTCACCGGATGGGTGGATGTGGACATCACAAAACTTGGGGAAGAAGAGGCAAGAAGGGCTGGAAATCATTTAAAGGGAATCTCTTTTTCGAAAGCCTTTACCTCCGATCTGAAACGAGCACAGCGAACGCTTCAGATCATCATGGAAACCACCGGAAGCACACAATTGCCTGTCGTCAGGGATGAAGCGCTGAACGAACGCCACTATGGAGATCTCCAGGGGCTCGACAAGGATGAAACGGCAAAAAAATATGGGAAAGAACAGGTCCATATCTGGAGACGAAGTTTTGACGTCCCTCCCCCTGGAGGAGAAAGCCTTAAAATGACTCTTGAACGCGTTCTTCCCTATGTCGACAGGGAAATCCTCCCCTGCCTTTTAAAAGGGGAGAATATTCTTGTTGTCGCTCATGGAAACAGTCTCAGGTCAATCGTCATGGTCCTTGATCAACTCGATGAGAAGTCCATTCTGGAGTTGAACATTCCCACAGCCGTCCCGATCATCTACACATTCCGGCCGGTTCACCTCGATCAGCCCGTAACAGGACTGAAAGATCTGTCTGTACTGGAGAAGATCACAAAAGAATGA
- a CDS encoding urate hydroxylase PuuD has translation MDHVATELIMRWGHFLAGIMWIGLLYYFNFVQVPFLKAISPEAKAEAFKHLVPRALFFFRWASVLTVLFGLSILGQRGMLADAFMLHKGAAVIGMGAWLGIIMMLNVWGIIWPNQKRVIGLVPAQPEEKAKAARKAFLASRVNTMLSIPMLFFMGASSHGAALFH, from the coding sequence ATGGATCATGTGGCAACGGAACTGATCATGCGATGGGGACATTTCCTCGCAGGGATCATGTGGATCGGTCTTTTGTATTACTTCAACTTCGTTCAGGTCCCATTTCTGAAGGCGATCTCTCCCGAGGCCAAGGCCGAGGCTTTCAAGCATCTGGTTCCCCGGGCGCTGTTTTTCTTCCGATGGGCATCCGTTCTGACCGTTCTTTTTGGGCTTTCTATTCTTGGCCAAAGAGGAATGCTTGCTGATGCATTCATGCTCCACAAGGGCGCGGCTGTTATTGGCATGGGTGCCTGGCTTGGCATCATCATGATGTTGAACGTATGGGGCATTATCTGGCCCAATCAGAAGAGAGTCATCGGTCTCGTTCCAGCCCAGCCGGAAGAGAAGGCCAAAGCGGCAAGAAAGGCTTTTCTGGCATCAAGGGTCAACACAATGCTTTCAATCCCTATGCTTTTTTTCATGGGTGCATCAAGCCATGGAGCTGCCTTGTTCCATTGA
- the rdgB gene encoding RdgB/HAM1 family non-canonical purine NTP pyrophosphatase, whose protein sequence is MSTRPVITVATGNSHKLSELETLFGPEWTLVPAPADTEFPPENGNSYLENALIKARALAPFVEGWILGDDSGLEVDALGGLPGIISARFSGPQATSLENCHALLKELKGVENRSARFRAVLVLVEGKSGKILAKSEGVIEGRLTKGLLGEGGFGYDPLFIPDQYQVTFGILPASIKNEISHRARAVRSIIPKLNALLGGVS, encoded by the coding sequence ATGTCAACTCGTCCTGTTATTACCGTTGCCACAGGCAATTCCCATAAGCTTTCGGAGCTTGAGACTCTCTTCGGTCCGGAGTGGACACTTGTCCCCGCTCCGGCCGATACGGAATTTCCTCCTGAGAATGGGAACTCCTATCTTGAAAATGCCCTGATCAAGGCTCGAGCTCTTGCCCCCTTTGTGGAAGGGTGGATACTGGGAGATGACTCCGGTCTTGAGGTTGATGCACTCGGAGGACTTCCAGGAATCATATCCGCCCGTTTCTCCGGTCCACAAGCCACTTCTCTTGAAAACTGCCATGCCCTCCTGAAGGAGCTTAAGGGGGTCGAGAACAGATCGGCCCGTTTCCGGGCGGTCCTTGTTCTTGTCGAAGGAAAAAGCGGAAAGATTCTGGCAAAATCAGAAGGCGTGATCGAAGGCCGATTGACGAAGGGGCTGTTGGGAGAGGGTGGTTTTGGATACGATCCTCTCTTTATTCCGGATCAATATCAGGTGACCTTCGGAATCCTTCCTGCTTCGATCAAAAATGAGATTTCTCACAGGGCAAGGGCTGTCAGGTCCATCATTCCCAAGCTCAATGCCCTTTTGGGGGGTGTTTCTTGA
- the murI gene encoding glutamate racemase: MSGGVAFFDSGMGGLSVLKHFLELFPGTSVTYLGDTARFPYGTKSRETIVRFAREDARFLAEMNPDLIIAACFTVSSQAFDEFSEEVNPIPTLGVLEAGARAAAGLTRSGSIGVLATEGTISSNAYPRLFSRMNPAIGVFAQPCPLFAPLVEEGWISGPVAEAVSMEYLSPYLTKWKSVDTIILGCTHYPPLLPVFQKILPDVRFVDPGYELAREILSRNLVKNHPEALPTTRFFVTDGVERFLRIGQNLLKRPMGNVTLVDPVFEKLAEHGERG, translated from the coding sequence GTGAGCGGAGGAGTTGCTTTTTTTGATTCCGGAATGGGTGGGCTTTCCGTCCTGAAACACTTTCTTGAACTGTTTCCGGGAACCTCCGTGACCTATTTGGGGGATACGGCCCGTTTTCCCTATGGGACCAAATCGAGAGAGACCATTGTTCGCTTTGCACGGGAAGATGCCCGGTTTCTTGCGGAGATGAACCCTGATCTGATTATTGCCGCTTGCTTTACCGTATCGAGCCAGGCTTTTGATGAGTTTTCCGAAGAGGTCAACCCCATTCCGACTCTGGGGGTTCTTGAGGCAGGTGCGAGGGCCGCGGCGGGATTGACCCGCTCGGGATCGATTGGTGTTCTCGCAACCGAAGGAACGATTAGTTCGAATGCCTATCCCCGTCTGTTTTCCAGAATGAATCCGGCGATTGGGGTTTTTGCGCAGCCCTGTCCTCTGTTTGCACCACTTGTTGAGGAAGGCTGGATCTCCGGTCCAGTCGCAGAGGCTGTTTCAATGGAGTATCTGTCCCCTTATCTGACGAAGTGGAAATCGGTCGATACGATCATTCTCGGATGTACACACTATCCGCCCCTTCTTCCTGTTTTCCAGAAGATTTTGCCGGATGTGAGATTTGTCGATCCGGGTTACGAACTTGCCCGTGAAATCCTGAGTCGTAACCTTGTGAAGAATCATCCGGAAGCGCTTCCCACAACGAGGTTCTTTGTTACAGACGGAGTCGAGAGGTTTTTGCGAATTGGTCAAAATCTTTTGAAACGTCCGATGGGGAATGTGACTTTGGTGGATCCGGTTTTCGAAAAGCTTGCCGAACACGGAGAGAGAGGCTGA